One window of Nocardioides dongkuii genomic DNA carries:
- a CDS encoding molybdopterin-dependent oxidoreductase: MIVDGTPVRGEPAPGQCLRSWLRETGTTAVKKGCDAGDCGACTVLVDGVPVHSCVHPAVRAAGCEVTTAHGLGTPDAPSPVQQRFLDAQGFQCGFCTAGYVVTATALADPDGTVAADGLEAAFKGNLCRCTGYRSIRDALAGRTNVGGGCGDGRSVGCSTPAPAGPRIVTGREAYTLDLPTDGVLHLKLLTSPHAHARITALDTSRAEALPGVRLVLTHRDAPDVLFSTARHDSRLDDPDDTRLLDDVVRFRGQRVAAVVAESLAVAEEALALLRVEYDVLPAVHDPEEARRPGAPLVHGEKSATRSRIADPARNVVARTHGEVGDVAAGLAAAAHRVAGTWRSGRVNHAALETHGARAWLDDDDRLVVRSSTQVPFLVRDELAHVLGLDPDRVRVTTGRVGGGFGGKQEMLVEDVVALAVLRLAEAGVRRPVQLDLTREEQFTLVPGRHPVRVEVELGADADGVLTAIRLDVLSDTGAYGNHAPGVLFHGCHESVALYRCASKRVDAEAVYTHNPPSGAFRGYGLGQVAFAIESALDELAREAGLTPAEVRRRNVVRPGDDFVVNGAPDTDLVFGSYGLDQCLDLAEAALADDPADPDAPAVPDGWLVGEGLAAAMIATIPPRGHHADATVTREDDDTVTVGVGTAEFGNGTATVHVQLVAGELGIDPARVRLRSGDTEAAAYDTGAFGSTGSVVAGGAVLAAARDLRKQLDAGATGVVTGHGEHHGSPRSVAFNVHAVRVAVDPATGELRVLHSVQAVDAGVPLHPEQLRGQVEGGVAQGYGSALYEEVRVVDGEVTTRTFRHYRVPQMGDLPTTEVLFADTYDVLGPHGAKSMSEAPYNPVAPAVANAVRDALGVRPHELPMSRDRLWRLAREEHA; this comes from the coding sequence ATGATCGTCGACGGGACGCCGGTGCGCGGCGAGCCCGCCCCCGGGCAGTGCCTGCGCTCGTGGCTGCGCGAGACCGGCACCACGGCGGTGAAGAAGGGCTGCGACGCCGGCGACTGCGGCGCCTGCACGGTCCTGGTCGACGGGGTGCCGGTGCACTCCTGCGTGCACCCCGCCGTCCGGGCGGCCGGGTGCGAGGTCACCACCGCCCACGGCCTCGGCACGCCGGACGCGCCCTCCCCCGTGCAGCAGCGCTTCCTCGACGCCCAGGGGTTCCAGTGCGGCTTCTGCACCGCCGGGTACGTCGTCACCGCCACCGCGCTCGCCGACCCCGACGGCACCGTGGCCGCCGACGGCCTGGAGGCGGCGTTCAAGGGCAACCTGTGCCGCTGCACCGGCTACCGGTCGATCCGCGACGCGCTCGCGGGGCGCACCAACGTCGGGGGCGGCTGCGGCGACGGGCGGTCCGTCGGCTGCTCGACGCCGGCGCCGGCGGGGCCCCGGATCGTCACCGGGCGCGAGGCGTACACCCTCGACCTCCCCACCGACGGCGTCCTGCACCTGAAGCTGCTGACCAGCCCGCACGCGCACGCCCGGATCACCGCCCTCGACACCAGCCGCGCCGAGGCGCTCCCCGGCGTCCGCCTCGTCCTGACCCACCGCGACGCCCCGGACGTGCTGTTCTCCACCGCCCGCCACGACAGCCGGCTCGACGACCCCGACGACACCCGGCTCCTCGACGACGTCGTCCGGTTCCGGGGGCAGCGGGTCGCCGCGGTGGTCGCCGAGAGCCTCGCCGTCGCCGAGGAGGCGCTCGCCCTCCTGCGGGTGGAGTACGACGTGCTGCCCGCCGTCCACGACCCGGAGGAGGCCCGCCGCCCGGGCGCCCCGCTCGTGCACGGCGAGAAGTCGGCGACGCGCTCCCGGATCGCGGACCCGGCCCGCAACGTGGTGGCCCGGACGCACGGCGAGGTCGGCGACGTCGCCGCCGGCCTGGCCGCGGCCGCCCACCGGGTGGCCGGCACCTGGCGCAGCGGACGGGTCAACCACGCCGCGCTCGAGACCCACGGCGCCCGCGCCTGGCTCGACGACGACGACCGGCTGGTCGTCCGCAGCAGCACCCAGGTGCCGTTCCTGGTCCGCGACGAGCTCGCCCACGTGCTGGGGCTGGACCCCGACCGGGTGCGGGTCACCACCGGCCGGGTCGGCGGCGGCTTCGGCGGCAAGCAGGAGATGCTCGTCGAGGACGTGGTGGCGCTCGCCGTGCTGCGGCTGGCGGAGGCGGGCGTGCGCCGGCCGGTCCAGCTCGACCTCACCCGCGAGGAGCAGTTCACGCTCGTCCCCGGCCGCCACCCGGTGCGGGTGGAGGTCGAGCTGGGCGCCGACGCCGACGGCGTCCTCACCGCGATCCGCCTCGACGTCCTCAGCGACACCGGCGCCTACGGCAACCACGCGCCCGGCGTCCTCTTCCACGGCTGCCACGAGTCGGTGGCGCTCTACCGCTGCGCCAGCAAGCGGGTCGACGCCGAGGCGGTCTACACCCACAACCCGCCCTCGGGCGCGTTCCGCGGCTACGGCCTGGGCCAGGTCGCCTTCGCGATCGAGTCGGCCCTCGACGAGCTGGCCCGCGAGGCCGGCCTCACCCCCGCGGAGGTACGCCGCCGCAACGTCGTCCGTCCCGGGGACGACTTCGTGGTCAACGGCGCCCCGGACACCGACCTGGTCTTCGGCAGCTACGGGCTCGACCAGTGCCTGGACCTCGCCGAGGCGGCGCTCGCGGACGACCCGGCCGACCCGGACGCCCCCGCCGTCCCCGACGGCTGGCTGGTCGGCGAGGGGCTCGCCGCCGCGATGATCGCCACGATCCCGCCGCGCGGCCACCACGCCGACGCGACGGTCACGCGCGAGGACGACGACACCGTCACGGTCGGCGTCGGCACCGCCGAGTTCGGCAACGGGACCGCGACCGTCCACGTCCAGCTCGTGGCCGGCGAGCTCGGCATCGACCCCGCGCGCGTCCGGCTGCGCTCCGGCGACACCGAAGCCGCGGCGTACGACACCGGCGCCTTCGGGTCGACCGGCTCGGTGGTCGCCGGCGGCGCGGTCCTCGCCGCCGCCCGCGACCTCCGCAAGCAGCTCGACGCCGGCGCCACCGGCGTCGTCACCGGGCACGGCGAGCACCACGGCTCCCCGCGGTCGGTCGCGTTCAACGTGCACGCCGTGCGGGTCGCCGTGGACCCCGCCACCGGCGAGCTCCGCGTCCTGCACTCCGTGCAGGCCGTCGACGCCGGGGTGCCGCTCCACCCCGAGCAGCTGCGCGGCCAGGTCGAGGGCGGCGTGGCGCAGGGCTACGGCAGCGCCCTCTACGAGGAGGTGCGGGTCGTCGACGGCGAGGTGACCACCCGCACCTTCCGGCACTACCGGGTCCCGCAGATGGGGGACCTGCCCACGACCGAGGTGCTCTTCGCCGACACCTACGACGTGCTCGGACCGCACGGCGCCAAGTCGATGAGCGAGGCGCCGTACAACCCGGTCGCCCCCGCCGTCGCGAACGCCGTCCGCGACGCCCTCGGCGTACGCCCCCACGAGCTGCCGATGAGCCGGGACCGGCTGTGGCGGCTGGCCCGCGAGGAGCACGCATGA
- a CDS encoding FAD binding domain-containing protein, with product MDLHTVRSFRRPADRDELRLAPGETLLAGGTWLFSEPQPGTSGLVDLTALGWPPVEVVGGTLRIAATCTVAELVSSPLLGRLAPLVRAAADAFLMSFKIQHAATVGGNIALALPAGAMTSLAAALDGTAVVWTPGGGERREPVAELVRGVRDTSLAPGEVLRAVDVPLDALAAPTAFRRIALTPHGRSSAVVIGVGDRVTVTAATTRPVVLAAGRLEEGLAAVDCWYDDPHGAPDWRASVTATLARQVVAELRGAAA from the coding sequence ATGGACCTGCACACGGTGCGCTCGTTCCGGCGCCCCGCCGACCGCGACGAGCTCCGGCTGGCCCCCGGCGAGACGCTCCTCGCCGGCGGCACCTGGCTCTTCTCCGAGCCCCAGCCCGGCACCTCGGGGCTGGTCGACCTGACCGCGCTGGGCTGGCCTCCGGTGGAGGTCGTCGGGGGGACCCTGCGCATCGCCGCCACCTGCACCGTCGCCGAGCTGGTCTCCTCGCCGCTCCTCGGCAGGCTCGCCCCGCTGGTCCGGGCGGCCGCCGATGCCTTCCTCATGTCGTTCAAGATCCAGCACGCCGCGACCGTCGGCGGCAACATCGCGCTGGCGCTGCCGGCCGGCGCGATGACCTCGCTCGCCGCGGCACTCGACGGGACCGCCGTCGTCTGGACCCCCGGCGGCGGGGAGCGGCGCGAGCCGGTCGCCGAGCTGGTGCGCGGCGTCCGGGACACCTCCCTGGCCCCCGGCGAGGTGCTGCGCGCGGTCGACGTACCCCTCGACGCGCTGGCCGCGCCCACGGCGTTCCGCCGGATCGCGCTCACGCCGCACGGTCGGTCCTCGGCGGTGGTCATCGGCGTCGGCGACCGGGTGACCGTCACCGCTGCCACCACCCGGCCCGTGGTGCTCGCCGCGGGGCGTCTCGAGGAGGGGCTCGCCGCGGTCGACTGCTGGTACGACGACCCGCACGGCGCCCCCGACTGGCGCGCGTCGGTGACCGCCACGCTCGCCCGCCAGGTCGTCGCGGAGCTCCGGGGGGCCGCCGCATGA
- a CDS encoding MurR/RpiR family transcriptional regulator, with the protein MRIDERIAHAHGDLSPQEQKAAATLLEHLDDLATYRAAELATLAGVSKATMSRLFRSLGFADFDEVREHLRALRTAGEPRRVDGSPDLAVHVAVEGEAIARTVSQAALRDAALLLAGAGRLLVVGWRNSHPVALHLRQQLVQARAGVTLAPLPGQVLGEELADLGPGDAVVVVGFRRRPQGFAEFLDAACATGADVVLVADPTALPLARRAGVWLECPVQGGLAFDSYAAAMSLVSVLADAVLSARGRPARDRVSAISRTYAALGEVE; encoded by the coding sequence GTGAGGATCGACGAGCGGATCGCGCATGCGCACGGCGACCTGTCGCCCCAGGAGCAGAAGGCGGCGGCCACCCTGCTGGAGCACCTCGACGACCTCGCGACGTACCGCGCCGCCGAGCTCGCCACGCTCGCCGGCGTCAGCAAGGCGACCATGAGCCGGCTGTTCCGCAGCCTGGGCTTCGCCGACTTCGACGAGGTGCGCGAGCACCTGCGGGCGCTGCGCACGGCGGGCGAGCCCCGCCGGGTGGACGGCAGCCCCGACCTCGCCGTGCACGTCGCCGTCGAGGGCGAGGCGATCGCGCGCACCGTCTCCCAGGCGGCGCTCCGGGACGCCGCGCTCCTGCTCGCCGGAGCCGGCCGGCTGCTGGTGGTCGGCTGGCGCAACAGCCACCCGGTCGCCCTGCACCTGCGCCAGCAGCTGGTGCAGGCCCGGGCGGGGGTGACCCTCGCGCCGCTGCCCGGCCAGGTCCTGGGCGAGGAGCTCGCCGACCTCGGGCCCGGCGACGCCGTGGTCGTCGTCGGGTTCCGGCGCCGACCCCAGGGCTTCGCGGAGTTCCTCGACGCCGCCTGCGCGACCGGCGCGGACGTCGTGCTGGTCGCCGACCCGACCGCCCTGCCGCTGGCCCGCCGGGCCGGCGTGTGGCTGGAGTGCCCGGTCCAGGGCGGCCTGGCCTTCGACAGCTACGCCGCGGCGATGAGCCTGGTCAGCGTGCTCGCCGACGCCGTGCTGTCGGCCCGCGGCCGGCCCGCCCGGGACCGGGTCAGCGCCATCAGCCGCACCTACGCCGCGCTCGGGGAGGTGGAGTGA
- a CDS encoding allantoate amidohydrolase, giving the protein MSAEARALARCAELATLSSRPDALERVHLTPEHARANALVADWMQEAGLRPWQDGAGNQCGRREGRTPGLPALLLGSHLDTVPDAGRYDGPLGVVMALAVVERLRDTAGLPFALEVVGFGDEEGARFGTALLGSRALAGTWDDAWWALRDRDGTTLAQAFRDFGLDPDRVGGAARRPEELVGYLEAHIEQGPHLEAADASLGYVTTIAGARRFHLTVLGEARHAGGTPYSRRRDALVGASEVVTAIERLARATGDHGCIATVGRLEVSPGAVNVVPGRVDLTLDLRAANDAVRDAMWERMQAAAVGLCTDRGLRLEVVETHSAPAAPCAPWLQRAVVDGIRSTGQPSPPGLWSRAGHDAMALAAVTDVGMLFLRCHDGISHHPAEDVREIDVARGIAALEQAVLAVARDVDARAAGGAA; this is encoded by the coding sequence GTGAGCGCCGAGGCCCGGGCGCTCGCCCGCTGCGCCGAGCTCGCGACGCTCAGCAGCCGGCCGGACGCGCTCGAGCGGGTGCACCTCACCCCCGAGCACGCCCGCGCCAACGCGCTGGTCGCCGACTGGATGCAGGAGGCCGGCCTGCGGCCGTGGCAGGACGGGGCGGGCAACCAGTGCGGCCGGCGGGAGGGCCGCACCCCCGGGCTGCCGGCGCTGCTGCTCGGATCGCACCTGGACACCGTCCCCGACGCCGGGCGGTACGACGGCCCGCTCGGCGTGGTCATGGCCCTCGCCGTCGTCGAGCGCCTCCGGGACACCGCCGGCCTCCCGTTCGCGCTGGAGGTGGTCGGCTTCGGCGACGAGGAGGGCGCCCGGTTCGGCACCGCGCTGCTCGGCAGCCGGGCGCTGGCCGGCACCTGGGACGACGCCTGGTGGGCGCTGCGGGACCGCGACGGCACCACCCTGGCGCAGGCGTTCCGCGACTTCGGGCTGGACCCGGACCGGGTCGGCGGGGCGGCCCGGCGGCCCGAGGAGCTCGTCGGCTACCTCGAGGCGCACATCGAGCAGGGGCCGCACCTGGAGGCCGCCGACGCCTCCCTCGGCTACGTCACGACCATCGCCGGCGCGCGCCGGTTCCACCTGACCGTGCTCGGCGAGGCCCGGCACGCGGGCGGGACGCCGTACTCCCGGCGGCGGGACGCGCTCGTCGGCGCCAGCGAGGTGGTGACCGCCATCGAGCGGCTCGCCCGCGCCACCGGCGACCACGGCTGCATCGCGACGGTCGGGCGGCTGGAGGTCTCGCCGGGCGCGGTGAACGTGGTGCCGGGCCGGGTCGACCTCACCCTCGACCTGCGCGCGGCGAACGACGCGGTGCGCGACGCCATGTGGGAGCGGATGCAGGCCGCCGCCGTCGGCCTCTGCACCGACCGCGGCCTCCGGCTGGAGGTGGTCGAGACGCACTCCGCCCCGGCGGCCCCGTGCGCCCCCTGGCTGCAGCGCGCGGTGGTCGACGGGATCCGCAGCACCGGCCAGCCGTCGCCGCCGGGCCTGTGGAGCCGGGCGGGTCACGACGCGATGGCGCTCGCCGCCGTGACCGACGTCGGCATGCTCTTCCTGCGCTGCCACGACGGGATCAGCCACCACCCGGCGGAGGACGTCCGCGAGATCGACGTCGCGCGCGGCATCGCCGCGCTCGAGCAGGCCGTGCTGGCCGTGGCCCGCGACGTCGACGCCCGGGCGGCGGGGGGCGCGGCGTGA
- a CDS encoding pyridoxal-phosphate-dependent aminotransferase family protein: protein MRTAQVDPPPRLLMGPGPVNADPRVLRAMSAQLVGQYDPAMTAYMTETMALYREVFRTRNEQTLLVDGTSRAGIEAALVSLLEPGDRVLVPVLGRFGHLLVEIAERCGAEVHTVEVPWGEVFAPEQLEAAVAAVRPKLVATVQGDTSTTMCQPLADLGEICRRHDALLYVDATASLGGNLLETDAWGLDVVTAGLQKCLGGPSGSAPITLSPRAVAVVDARKHVEAGIRADGEQGRGTRIASNYLDLAQVMDYWGPRRLNHHTEATTMLYGARECARLLVDEGLDEAVARHERHGRAMLEGVRGLGLAVFGDVAHKMHNVVAVEIPDGVDGDRARAALLEDYGIEIGTSFGPLHGRVWRIGTMGHNARRDAVLTTLAALEQVLRAAGVPLTAGGGVGAAREVYA, encoded by the coding sequence ATGAGGACCGCCCAGGTCGACCCGCCGCCGCGGCTGCTGATGGGGCCGGGGCCGGTCAACGCCGACCCCCGCGTCCTGCGGGCGATGTCGGCCCAGCTGGTCGGGCAGTACGACCCCGCGATGACGGCGTACATGACCGAGACGATGGCGCTCTACCGCGAGGTGTTCCGCACCCGCAACGAGCAGACCCTCCTGGTCGACGGCACGTCCCGCGCCGGCATCGAGGCCGCGCTGGTCTCGCTGCTCGAGCCCGGCGACCGGGTGCTGGTGCCGGTGCTCGGGCGGTTCGGGCACCTGCTGGTCGAGATCGCCGAGCGGTGCGGGGCCGAGGTGCACACCGTCGAGGTGCCGTGGGGCGAGGTGTTCGCGCCGGAGCAGCTCGAGGCGGCGGTCGCCGCGGTGCGGCCCAAGCTCGTGGCCACGGTGCAGGGCGACACCTCCACCACGATGTGCCAGCCGCTCGCTGACCTCGGCGAGATCTGCCGGCGCCACGACGCCCTGCTCTACGTCGACGCCACGGCCTCGCTCGGCGGGAACCTGCTGGAGACCGACGCCTGGGGCCTCGACGTCGTGACGGCCGGGCTGCAGAAGTGCCTCGGCGGGCCGTCGGGCAGCGCGCCGATCACGCTCTCCCCGCGCGCGGTCGCCGTGGTGGACGCCCGCAAGCACGTCGAGGCCGGTATCCGGGCGGACGGCGAGCAGGGCCGCGGCACCCGGATCGCCAGCAACTACCTCGACCTCGCGCAGGTCATGGACTACTGGGGGCCGCGCCGCCTCAACCACCACACCGAGGCCACCACGATGCTGTACGGCGCCCGCGAGTGCGCCCGGCTGCTCGTCGACGAGGGCCTGGACGAGGCCGTGGCACGCCACGAGCGGCACGGGCGGGCGATGCTCGAGGGGGTCCGCGGGCTCGGGCTCGCGGTCTTCGGCGACGTCGCCCACAAGATGCACAACGTGGTCGCGGTCGAGATCCCCGACGGCGTCGACGGCGACCGGGCCCGGGCGGCCCTGCTGGAGGACTACGGCATCGAGATCGGCACCTCCTTCGGCCCCCTGCACGGCAGGGTCTGGCGGATCGGGACGATGGGCCACAACGCCCGCCGCGACGCGGTCCTCACCACCCTGGCCGCGCTCGAGCAGGTGCTGCGCGCGGCCGGCGTACCCCTGACCGCCGGCGGCGGGGTCGGCGCCGCGCGCGAGGTCTACGCGTGA
- the allB gene encoding allantoinase AllB encodes MTGAVAAVRAQRVLVDGTLRPATVTVAEGRITGVHPLDHPLEGRVLEVPDGSCVLPGVVDTHVHVNEPGRTHWEGFATGTRAAHLGGVTTLVDMPLNSVPPTTTVAGLRAKQEAADGQLAVDVAFWGGAVPGNLADLEPLHEAGVLGFKCFLSPSGVEEFPPLDDAGFAAALAEVERLDALLVVHAEDPGVLEAAPHPPSPAYADFLLSRPDEAETAAIRRVLDGARATGARVHVLHLSSARALDLLADARAEGLPVTVETCPHYLCLDAGSIPDAAPQFKCCPPIRDAGNRDELWQALLAGVIDVVVSDHSPATVEEKTRGGGDLQQAWGGVSGLQVGFTAVAAEAAARGVGIEHVARWMATGTADLVGLHAKGRIAVGADADLVVHDPAAVTAVDAAALAHRNPVTAYDGLRLAGRVTHTLLRGRLEADHGWGRTIARDR; translated from the coding sequence GTGACCGGCGCGGTCGCGGCGGTGCGCGCCCAGCGGGTGCTGGTCGACGGGACGCTGCGGCCCGCCACCGTCACGGTCGCCGAGGGCCGGATCACCGGCGTCCATCCGCTCGACCACCCCCTCGAGGGGCGGGTGCTCGAGGTGCCGGACGGCTCGTGCGTCCTGCCCGGGGTGGTGGACACCCACGTGCACGTCAACGAGCCCGGCCGCACGCACTGGGAGGGGTTCGCGACCGGCACCCGCGCCGCGCACCTCGGCGGCGTCACGACGCTCGTCGACATGCCGCTCAACTCCGTGCCGCCCACCACCACGGTGGCCGGGCTGCGCGCCAAGCAGGAGGCGGCCGACGGGCAGCTCGCCGTCGACGTCGCGTTCTGGGGCGGGGCCGTGCCGGGGAACCTCGCCGACCTCGAGCCGCTGCACGAGGCGGGCGTCCTGGGCTTCAAGTGCTTCCTCTCGCCGTCGGGGGTCGAGGAGTTCCCGCCGCTCGACGACGCCGGGTTCGCGGCCGCGCTCGCCGAGGTGGAGCGGCTGGACGCCCTGCTCGTCGTCCACGCCGAGGACCCCGGCGTGCTGGAGGCCGCCCCGCACCCGCCGAGCCCGGCGTACGCCGACTTCCTCCTCTCCCGGCCCGACGAGGCGGAAACCGCCGCGATCCGCCGCGTCCTCGACGGGGCCCGCGCGACCGGCGCGCGGGTGCACGTCCTGCACCTCTCCAGCGCGCGGGCGCTCGACCTGCTCGCCGACGCCCGGGCCGAGGGCCTCCCGGTCACGGTCGAGACCTGCCCGCACTACCTGTGCCTGGACGCGGGCTCCATCCCCGACGCCGCGCCGCAGTTCAAGTGCTGCCCGCCGATCCGCGACGCCGGCAACCGCGACGAGCTCTGGCAGGCGCTGCTCGCCGGCGTCATCGACGTCGTCGTCTCCGACCACTCCCCCGCCACGGTCGAGGAGAAGACCCGCGGCGGCGGCGACCTCCAGCAGGCCTGGGGCGGCGTCTCCGGCCTGCAGGTCGGCTTCACCGCCGTCGCGGCCGAGGCGGCCGCCCGCGGCGTCGGCATCGAGCACGTCGCCCGGTGGATGGCCACCGGCACCGCCGACCTCGTCGGGCTCCACGCCAAGGGCCGGATCGCCGTCGGCGCCGACGCCGACCTCGTCGTCCACGACCCCGCGGCGGTGACCGCGGTGGACGCCGCGGCGCTCGCCCACCGCAACCCGGTGACGGCGTACGACGGGCTCCGGCTCGCCGGCCGGGTCACCCACACCCTCCTGCGCGGCCGGCTCGAGGCCGACCACGGCTGGGGCCGGACGATCGCGAGGGACCGATGA
- the pucL gene encoding factor-independent urate hydroxylase — translation MARGDVVLGENQYGKAECRLVRVDRGVSTASTTGRHRITDLTVTSQLRGDFAACHTDGDNSQVVATDTQKNTVYAFAREHGVGAPEAFLLRLADHFVDGFPWVSGGRWEAEQHAWDRIVVDGAPHDHSFVRPGRETRTTVVQRDGDEVFVVSGLKDCTVLKSTGSEFHGFPRDRYTTLPETDDRILATEVTAWWRYAALPDDFDATYAAVRDLLLATFADLHSLALQQTIFAMGRAVLEAFPGIAEVRLSCPNKHHFLVDLAPFGLDNPGEVFLAADRPYGLIQATVEREGDAREPRAWATVAGFA, via the coding sequence ATGGCGCGCGGCGACGTCGTCCTCGGCGAGAACCAGTACGGCAAGGCGGAGTGCCGCCTGGTCCGGGTCGACCGAGGGGTCTCGACAGCCTCGACCACGGGAAGGCACCGGATCACCGACCTGACCGTCACCTCGCAGCTGCGCGGCGACTTCGCTGCGTGCCACACCGACGGCGACAACAGCCAGGTGGTGGCCACCGACACCCAGAAGAACACCGTCTACGCCTTCGCCCGCGAGCACGGCGTCGGCGCGCCCGAGGCCTTCCTGCTGCGGCTGGCCGACCACTTCGTCGACGGCTTCCCGTGGGTCAGCGGCGGCCGCTGGGAGGCCGAGCAGCACGCCTGGGACCGGATCGTCGTCGACGGCGCCCCGCACGACCACTCCTTCGTGCGCCCCGGCCGCGAGACCCGCACGACCGTGGTGCAGCGCGACGGCGACGAGGTCTTCGTCGTCAGCGGGCTCAAGGACTGCACGGTGCTGAAGTCGACCGGATCGGAGTTCCACGGCTTCCCCCGCGACCGCTACACGACCCTCCCGGAGACCGACGACCGGATCCTGGCCACCGAGGTCACAGCCTGGTGGCGGTACGCCGCGCTCCCGGACGACTTCGACGCGACGTACGCCGCGGTGCGCGACCTGCTGCTCGCCACCTTCGCGGACCTGCACTCCCTCGCCCTGCAGCAGACCATCTTCGCGATGGGCCGGGCGGTCCTGGAGGCCTTCCCCGGGATCGCCGAGGTCCGGCTGTCCTGTCCCAACAAGCACCACTTCCTGGTCGACCTGGCGCCGTTCGGGCTGGACAACCCGGGCGAGGTGTTCCTCGCCGCGGACCGTCCCTACGGGCTGATCCAGGCGACCGTCGAGCGCGAGGGCGACGCCCGCGAGCCGCGGGCCTGGGCGACCGTGGCGGGGTTCGCGTGA
- a CDS encoding hydroxyisourate hydrolase yields the protein MTTLSTHVLDAAAGAPAAGIEVVLADGAGAELARGVTDADGRARFDTDLPGGHHALTFATATAFHPVVRVDFTVDATEPHHHVALLLSPFAYTTYKGS from the coding sequence GTGACCACCCTGTCCACCCACGTCCTCGACGCCGCCGCCGGCGCCCCGGCGGCCGGGATCGAGGTCGTCCTCGCCGACGGTGCCGGCGCCGAGCTGGCGCGCGGCGTCACCGACGCCGACGGTCGGGCGCGCTTCGACACCGACCTCCCCGGCGGGCACCACGCGCTGACGTTCGCCACGGCCACCGCCTTCCACCCCGTGGTCCGCGTCGACTTCACCGTCGACGCGACCGAGCCGCACCACCACGTGGCGCTGCTGCTCAGCCCGTTCGCCTACACGACGTACAAGGGCAGCTGA
- the uraD gene encoding 2-oxo-4-hydroxy-4-carboxy-5-ureidoimidazoline decarboxylase, with translation MRIEQLNAMDQAAAADLVRPCADIPSWVDALVAGRPYPDVDALVAHAERLAAAWTDDEVELALADHPRIGERHAGTGASAAMSAREQSGVSTEADLQQRIAAGNAAYEERFGRVFLIRAAGRSAEEVLARLEQRLGNDPTTELGVTRGELAEIAALRLRGLFA, from the coding sequence GTGCGGATCGAGCAGCTCAACGCGATGGACCAGGCCGCGGCGGCCGACCTGGTCCGGCCCTGCGCCGACATCCCGTCCTGGGTCGACGCGCTCGTCGCCGGCCGGCCCTACCCCGACGTCGACGCCCTGGTCGCGCACGCCGAGCGGCTGGCGGCGGCGTGGACCGACGACGAGGTCGAGCTGGCCCTGGCCGACCACCCGCGGATCGGCGAGCGGCACGCCGGCACCGGCGCGAGCGCCGCCATGTCGGCGCGCGAGCAGTCCGGCGTCTCGACCGAGGCGGACCTGCAACAGCGGATCGCGGCCGGCAACGCGGCGTACGAGGAGCGGTTCGGGCGGGTGTTCCTCATCCGGGCCGCCGGACGCAGCGCCGAGGAGGTGCTCGCCCGGCTCGAGCAGCGCCTCGGGAACGACCCGACCACCGAGCTCGGGGTCACCCGCGGCGAGCTCGCCGAGATCGCCGCGCTGCGGCTGAGGGGGCTCTTCGCGTGA